The Chanos chanos chromosome 6, fChaCha1.1, whole genome shotgun sequence genome includes a region encoding these proteins:
- the traf4a gene encoding TNF receptor-associated factor 4a codes for MPGFDYKFLEKPKRRFQCPLCSKAMREPVQVSTCGHRFCDTCLQEFLSEGVFKCPEDQLPLDYAKIYPDPELEQQILALPIRCIHSEEGCRWTGQMKQLQGHFSTCAFNVIPCPNRCSIKLTRRDLPEHLQHDCPKRKVKCEFCGSEFTGEAYENHQGICPQESVYCENKCGARMMRRLLSQHSVSECPKRTQPCKYCGKEFVYDTIQNHQYHCPRFPVQCPNQCGTPNIAREDLANHVKESCGSALVLCPFKDAGCKHRCPKLAIGRHLEETTKSHLTMMCNLVGRQRQEIQELRREMEELSVSHDGVLIWKLNDYSRKLQEAKLHNNHELFSPPFYTHRYGYKLQVSAFLNGNGSGEGSHLSIYIRVLPGEYDNLLEWPFSYKVTFSILDQSDPSLSKPQHITETFNPDPNWKNFQKPCSSRNSLDESTLGFGYPKFISHEEIKKRNYIRDNCIFLKASIEIPQKIMA; via the exons tGAGGGCGTATTCAAGTGCCCAGAGGACCAGCTTCCCCTGGACTATGCCAAG ATCTACCCTGATCCTGAACTGGAGCAGCAGATCCTGGCCCTGCCCATCCGCTGCATTCACAGTGAGGAGGGCTGTCGCTGGACAGGTCAGATGAAGCAGCTACAG GGCCACTTCTCCACCTGCGCCTTCAACGTGATTCCCTGCCCCAACCGCTGCTCCATCAAACTGACACGCCGTGACCTGCCCGAGCACCTACAGCACGACTGCCCCAAACGAAAGGTCAAGTGTGAGTTCTGCGGCAGTGAGTTCACCGGCGAGGCCTATGAG AATCATCAGGGTATCTGTCCTCAGGAGAGCGTATACTGTGAGAATAAGTGTGGAGCCAGGATGATGAGGAGGCTCCTGTCCCAGCACAGCGTGTCCGAGTGCCCCAAACGCACACAGCCCTGCAAGTACTGTGGCAAGGAGTTTGTGTACGACACCATCCAG AACCATCAGTACCACTGCCCTCGCTTCCCTGTCCAGTGCCCTAATCAGTGTGGCACCCCAAACATTGCCCGCGAGGACCTGGCCAACCATGTGAAGGAGAGCTGCGGCAGTGCGTTGGTCCTCTGTCCTTTTAAGGATGCCGGctgtaaacacaga TGCCCAAAGCTTGCAATCGGTCGGCACCTGGAGGAGACCACAAAGTCCCACTTGACAATGATGTGCAACCTGGTTGGCCGCCAACGGCAGGAGATCCAAGAACTTCGGCGCGAGATGGAAGAACTGTCAGTCAGTCACGACGGCGTCCTCATCTGGAAACTGAACGACTACTCACGCAAACTGCAGGAGGCCAAGCTCCATAACAACCACGAGTTATTCAGCCCGCCCTTCTACACACATCGCTATGGCTACAAGCTGCAAGTGTCTGCCTTCCTTAATGGTAACGGGAGCGGAGAAGGTTCCCATCTGTCCATTTACATCCGCGTGTTGCCCGGCGAATACGACAACCTGCTGGAGTGGCCCTTCTCCTACAAGGTGACCTTCTCCATTCTAGACCAGAGCGACCCGTCGCTATCCAAACCCCAACACATCACTGAGACCTTCAACCCAGATCCCAACTGGAAGAACTTCCAGAAGCCGTGTAGCAGTCGTAACTCGCTGGACGAGAGCACGCTGGGTTTCGGCTATCCCAAGTTCATCTCACACGAGGAGATCAAGAAGAGGAACTACATCCGGGACAACTgcatttttctgaaagcctccaTAGAGATTCCACAGAAAATAATGGCCTAA